Proteins from one Fragaria vesca subsp. vesca linkage group LG6, FraVesHawaii_1.0, whole genome shotgun sequence genomic window:
- the LOC101301320 gene encoding uncharacterized protein At2g29880-like: protein MEERILPVLNSKLGCHKTYNNYQSRLKWFKGRWLSYSTLMRFSSGFGYDYTTKRFTAPDEVWDEYLKAHPKDANLRYGVTLDYEDLEIAVGNGVAVGKNSIGLGSATDARTLGDDEGRDARIENLDYDVENEVFVAPTQNDPSFRSTSPLRFPEVSEVPNQRRTRSKRSRNEYEGSSSSTGNTPQSGIMEQLDKLTTTFEGVYTLLEKRESLLEKRERDRAYTIWDAIEEIPNLDEDIRFKAFDLLDTKSKRDGFLKMAPEVRENWIFMY from the exons ATGGAAGAGAGAATACTACCTGTTCTTAATTCAAAACTTGGATGTCATAAGACCTACAACAATTACCAAAGCCGGTTGAAATGGTTTAAAGGTCGCTGGTTATCTTATTCAACCCTTATGCGGTTCAGCTCTGGCTTTGGATATGACTATACTACTAAAAGGTTCACTGCTCCAGATGAAGTATGGGATGAGTACCTAAAG GCTCACCCAAAAGATGCCAACTTACGCTATGGGGTGACTCTTGATTATGAGGATTTGGAAATCGCTGTTGGGAATGGTGTTGCTGTTGGAAAAAACTCAATTGGGTTGGGTAGTGCTACTGATGCAAGGACATTAGGAGATGATGAAGGTAGAGATGCACGCATAGAGAACCTTGATTATGATGTTGAGAATGAGGTGTTTGTAGCACCAACTCAAAATGATCCATCATTTCGCTCTACATCCCCTTTAAGGTTCCCTGAAGTTTCTGAGGTTCCCAATCAAAGAAGAACCCGATCCAAGAGAAGTAGAAATGAGTATGAAGGAAGTTCTAGCTCAACTGGAAATACCCCTCAAAGTGGCATTATGGAACAACTTGATAAACTAACGACCACTTTTGAAGGAGTTTATACCCTATTAGAGAAAAGAGAAAGCTTATTGGAGAAAAGGGAAAGGGATAGAGCATATACAATTTGGGATGCTATCGAGGAGATCCCAAATTTGGATGAAGACATCCGTTTTAAGGCTTTTGACTTGCTTGACACTAAATCAAAAAGGGATGGTTTCTTAAAGATGGCTCCTGAAGTACGAGAAAATTGGATATTCATGTATTAG